The Aphis gossypii isolate Hap1 chromosome 3, ASM2018417v2, whole genome shotgun sequence genome includes a region encoding these proteins:
- the LOC114131500 gene encoding uncharacterized protein LOC114131500 isoform X2 has translation MSINNVISSSCDLFRTGKFTDCCNLIQHTVDNCNLQKITANDEVEFIILRNNLLVCNSLRILPEISTVSTEYVGKMTEFINISQLYLYEKHIPLELRINFVCNALHWYWLKPTDIPDFCYNKILILVSESLHEVLHENGKSTVNFGSHVGNEQDILNSLECLANRFLSLEPILVVQCLEISQILLLIFLSRRSFTSLLVDFTMELIDKIKTITCAFKLKRPRHVVNCFKLGLSKINDFLDTEHIKTTIISGHVSLCIRHILENQNQQALCILNKMEQYMNQNDELFCLMCYLKALVNFNLDELEMALCYLSQMVEYPMETFVKSRCYLLLGRTHSKIGNSDLAIQSFEELKGSIFNNIMTYYMSQHYEMNNMQFMQMVVLEQAIKGDFNEHNRYEELSNSFITKVLIILHPQPDLTKRQLLYLAAKKKYEHTNYKLSASTYLSLLELNEVDQYISDLVTMPPMFMLKHEAAIALIKAHKLEESFKLCQALVEEYEPGYGMWKSDSFWADELNSYNFNVVGTMLLAETGFNKNTDIVLEALNKSFNCLYAKISFDFVTEPSNYDENITTLRRILIGKILLLKATVLSKLNKEKDCEAAFKKALSYNADFFFRR, from the exons atgagtatAAACAATGTTATATCATCATCGTGTGATTTATTCAGAACAGGAAAGTTTACAGATTGCTGCAACCTTATTCAACACACAGttgataattgtaatttacaaaaaattactgCAAATGATGAAGTTGAATTTATCATACTTCGAAACAATTTACTTGTTTGCAATTCTTTG AGGATTTTACCAGAAATTAGTACTGTTAGTACTGAGTATGTTGGCAAGATgactgaatttataaatatttctcaactatatttatatgagaAACATATTCCATTAGAGTTGCggattaattttgtttgtaatgcTTTGCATTGGTATTGGTTGAAACCAACTGACATTcctgatttttgttataataaaatattaatattagttagcGAATCCTTACACGAag TGTTACATGAAAACGGAAAAAGTACTGTAAATTTTGGATCACATGTTGGGAATGAACAAGATATACTTAATAGCCTAGAGTGCTTGGCCAATAGGTTTCTTAGTTTAGAGCCAATACTGGTTGTTCAATGTTTGGAAATTtcacagatattattattaatttttttgtctcgACGTAGTTTTACTTCACTCTTAGTAGATTTTACAATGGAGTTGATagataaaatcaaaactattacatgtgcttttaaacttaaaagacCAAGGCAtgttgttaattgttttaaattaggcctttcaaaaataaatgattttcttGACACAGAGcacataaaaacaacaattattagtgGGCATGTATCCTTGTGCATAAGACACATTTtggaaaatcaaaatcaacaaGCCCTGTGCATACTGAACAAAATGGAACAATACATGAATCAGAatgatgaattattttgtttgatgtGCTATTTAAAGGCTCttgtaaatttcaatttagatGAGCTTGAAATGGCATTGTGTTATTTATCTCAAATGGTTGAATACCCAATGGAAACTTTTGTTAAATCAAGGTGTTATTTATTGCTAGGAAGAACTCATtcaaaaataggtaatagtgATTTGGCAATACAGTCATTTGAAGAATTAAAaggatcaatatttaataatataatgacttatTATATGTCACAGCACTATGAAATGAACAACATGCAGTTTATGCAAATGGTGGTGTTGGAACAGGCTATTAag GGAGAttttaatgaacataataGATATGAAGAATTATCCAACAGTTTCATTACaaaggtacttattattttacatccaCAACCGGATTTGACTAAGAGGCAATTACTTTACTTggcagcaaaaaaaaaatatgagcatact aaCTATAAATTATCAGCTTCTACTTATTTAAGTCTTTTGGAATTGAATGAGGTTGATCAATATATTTCTGACTTAGTAACGATGCCACCAATGTTTATGCTTAAACATGAAGCTGCTATAGCTCTTATAAAAGCTCATAAACTAGAAGAATCTTTTAAACTGTGCCAAGCTTTGGTTGAAGAATATGAACCAGGATATGGCATGTGGAAGAGTGATTCATTTTGGGCTGATGAATTGAatagttacaattttaatgtgGTTGGAACCATGTTATTGGCCGAAACaggtttcaataaaaatactgataTAGTTTTGGAAGCTCTAAACAA GTCTTTCAATTGTCTATATGCTAAAATCAGTTTTGATTTTGTGACGGAACCTAGCAACTATGAcgaaaatattacaactttaCGAAGAATTcttattggtaaaatattgttacttaAAGCTACAGTTTTGAGtaagttaaataaagaaaaggaCTGTGAAGCTGCATTCAAAAAAGCACTTTCATATAATGCtg attttttttttaggagatga
- the LOC114131329 gene encoding methyl farnesoate epoxidase-like, whose translation MFFIVAVFSVFIIICILDIITPHKYPIGPTRVPLLGNYLEIRKLRNKLGFYHLVWDELAKCYGQVFSVKLGRIEAVVVSGYDAVRQVLCKDDFDGRPDGFFFRFRAFYKRLGIVFVDGPTWNEQRKFCMQHLRKMGFGGDLMERIIIEEVNDIMLDISRKCENGKPIEVYGLFDVSVLNGLWAMLAGHRFALNDRRLARLMELVHDSFRMLDMSGGILNQMPFIRFLAPKCSGYKYLKQIINEFYTFLKESVEEHKYMANDQEDFISAFLKEIEKNKESPGSFSEEQLLVILLDLFLAGSETTSSMLSFVILLLLKHQDIQAKVHAELDAVIGDREIHLADKNKLNYLEAVLMEVQRHSNVAPLAIAHRTIRKTSLQEYIIPKDTLVLASIWSVHMDEQHWGDPKVFRPERFLDGTGKIINDSWFMPFGVGRRRCLGEILAKTNIFMFIAKLIQHFEIRIPNGVQLPDKPQDGVTISPSPFSAIFIPRRCLSH comes from the exons GACCTACAAGAGTCCCTTTGCTTGGTAACTATCTAGAAATACGAAAGCTCAGAAATAAATTAGGATTCTATCACTTAGTTTGGGACGAGTTGGCAAAATGTTATGGACAAGTGTTTTCTGTTAAACTTGGCCGAATAGAAGCAGTAGTTGTTTCTGGGTATGATGCAGTACGGCAAGTATTGTGTAAAGACGACTTTGATGGCCGACCAgatggattttttttcagattcagagctttttataaaagattag gtaTAGTATTTGTGGATGGACCAACGTGGAATGAACAGAGAAAATTTTGCATGCAACATTTACGGAAAATGGGATTTGGCGGTGATTTAATGGaaagaattataattgaaGAAGTTAACGATATCATGTTAGATATATCGAGAAAATGTGag aatggTAAACCAATTGAAGTTTATGGTTTATTTGACGTATCAGTTTTGAACGGTCTTTGGGCGATGTTAGCTGGTCATAGATTTGCGTTGAATGACCGTAGACTTGCAAGACTTATGGAATTAGTACATGACAGTTTCAGAATGTTGGATATGTCAGGAGGAATATTAAACCAGATGCCATTTATTCGATTTTTAGCTCCCAAATGTTCTGGATACAAATAcctcaaacaaataataaacgagttctatacatttttaaaa GAATCAGTAGAAGAACACAAATACATGGCAAATGATCAGGAAGATTTTATAAGTGCATTTTTAAAGGAAATTGAGAAAAACAAAGAATCTCCCGGGTCATTTTCAGAAGAACAGCttcttgttattttattggatttatttttagctgGCTCAGAAACCACAAGCAGTATGTTATCATTCGTTATTTTACTTCTTCTTAAACATCAAGATATACAAGCCAAAGTACACGCAGAGTTAGATGCGGTAATTGGAGATCGAGAAATTCATCTTGCAGATAAAAACAA ATTGAATTATCTTGAAGCTGTATTAATGGAGGTTCAGAGACATAGTAACGTGGCGCCGTTAGCAATCGCTCATAGAACTATTCGTAAAACCAGCCTACAAGAATACATAATACCAAAA gatACATTAGTATTGGCGAGTATATGGAGTGTTCATATGGATGAACAGCATTGGGGTGATCCTAAAGTATTTCGACCGGAAAGATTTTTGGACGGTAcaggaaaaattataaatgacagTTGGTTTATGCCGTTTGGTGTTG GTAGGCGAAGATGCTTAGGCGAGATATTGGCTAAgaccaatatatttatgttcatCGCCAAATTAATTCAACATTTTGAGATACGAATACCAAATGGAGTTCAATTACCAGATAAGCCTCAAGATGGTGTCACTATTTCTCCATCTCCATTTTCtgctatttttatacctagaCGTTGTTTgagtcattaa
- the LOC114131467 gene encoding oxygen-dependent coproporphyrinogen-III oxidase, giving the protein MILKVISSTIKTAYTVTCLKLKDDKKIRLIPGALIALGVSYSTVAAKSLAIDKFMADTVTDLQTLNSRPEDMKTIMELMIMNIQAEFCRALEKEEPREKFKVDRWLRPEGGGGVTCVMQEGEVFEKAGVNVSVVHGNLPPRAIDQMRARGKNFKGGQILPFFAAGVSAVIHPRNPYVPTIHFNYRYFEVTLPDKTVEWWFGGGTDLTPYYLNEEDAVHFHSSLKNACDQHDKAYYPKFKRWCDDYFNIPHRGERRGVGGIFFDDLDSPSTFNFVKSCAQAVIPSYIPLVQKHKNDLYTDKEREWQLLRRGRYVEFNLIYDRGTKFGLYTPGARYESILMSLPLTANWKYMHNPDPESREGKLTEVLKNPKDWIKIE; this is encoded by the exons ATGATTTTAAAAGTCATATCTTCCACCATTAAGACGGCTTACACGGTGACGTGCTTAAAGTTGAAGgatgacaaaaaaattag ATTAATCCCTGGAGCACTTATTGCATTAGGTGTATCATATAGTACTGTAGCGGCAAAATCATTAGCTATCGACAAATTCATGGCAGACACTGTTACAGATTTACAAACCTTAAATAGTAGACCTGAAGATATGAAAACAATCATGGAACTTATGATTATGaatatacaa gCTGAATTTTGTCGAGCACTTGAAAAAGAAGAACCAAGAGAAAAATTCAAAGTAGATCGATGGTTGAGACCTGAGGGTGGTGGTGGAGTTACATGTGTAATGCAAGAAGGAGAAGTTTTTGAAAAAGCTGGTGTTAATGTTTCTGTAGTTCATGGTAATTTACCTCCCAGAGCAATAGATCAAATGAGAGCTag aggtaaaaattttaaaggcGGTCAAATACTTCCATTCTTTGCTGCAGGTGTCAGTGCAGTAATACATCCTCGCAATCCCTATGTGcctactatacattttaattatagatactTTGAAGTCACTTTGCCTGATAAAACAGTagag tgGTGGTTTGGCGGAGGTACTGATTTAACCCCTTATTATCTAAATGAAGAAGATGCAGTCCATTTTCATAGCTCATTAAAAAATGCTTGTGATCAACATGACAAAGCATATTATCCTAAATTTAAACGTTGGTGTGATGACTATTTCAATATACCACATAGAGGAGAACGAAGAGGAGTAGgtggtatattttttgatgatcTAGACTCTCCATCTACATTTAACTTTGTAAAGAGTTGTGCCCAAGCAGTCATCCCTTCATATATACctttag tacaaaagcataaaaatgatttatacacTGACAAAGAAAGAGAATGGCAATTACTTAGACGAGGACGGtatgttgaatttaatttgatatatgaCAGAGGTACAAAATTTGGTCTATATACACCAGGAGCTAGATATGAAAGTATACTTATGTCACTTCCTTTGACTGCA aactGGAAATATATGCACAATCCAGATCCCGAAAGTAGAGAAGGAAAATTAACAGAAGTTCTAAAAAATCCAAAAGATTggattaaaatagaataa
- the LOC114131500 gene encoding uncharacterized protein LOC114131500 isoform X1, with protein sequence MSINNVISSSCDLFRTGKFTDCCNLIQHTVDNCNLQKITANDEVEFIILRNNLLVCNSLRILPEISTVSTEYVGKMTEFINISQLYLYEKHIPLELRINFVCNALHWYWLKPTDIPDFCYNKILILVSESLHEVLHENGKSTVNFGSHVGNEQDILNSLECLANRFLSLEPILVVQCLEISQILLLIFLSRRSFTSLLVDFTMELIDKIKTITCAFKLKRPRHVVNCFKLGLSKINDFLDTEHIKTTIISGHVSLCIRHILENQNQQALCILNKMEQYMNQNDELFCLMCYLKALVNFNLDELEMALCYLSQMVEYPMETFVKSRCYLLLGRTHSKIGNSDLAIQSFEELKGSIFNNIMTYYMSQHYEMNNMQFMQMVVLEQAIKGDFNEHNRYEELSNSFITKVLIILHPQPDLTKRQLLYLAAKKKYEHTNYKLSASTYLSLLELNEVDQYISDLVTMPPMFMLKHEAAIALIKAHKLEESFKLCQALVEEYEPGYGMWKSDSFWADELNSYNFNVVGTMLLAETGFNKNTDIVLEALNKSFNCLYAKISFDFVTEPSNYDENITTLRRILIGKILLLKATVLSKLNKEKDCEAAFKKALSYNAGDEDIVYLYSKWLEHKGKLSESMKVRDQFDRNKVNTITCDNVVMTFVLENKHGLEDTIIGEDVMDDLFASTDDKPMDLDNEMDPADDDIFSNLFLD encoded by the exons atgagtatAAACAATGTTATATCATCATCGTGTGATTTATTCAGAACAGGAAAGTTTACAGATTGCTGCAACCTTATTCAACACACAGttgataattgtaatttacaaaaaattactgCAAATGATGAAGTTGAATTTATCATACTTCGAAACAATTTACTTGTTTGCAATTCTTTG AGGATTTTACCAGAAATTAGTACTGTTAGTACTGAGTATGTTGGCAAGATgactgaatttataaatatttctcaactatatttatatgagaAACATATTCCATTAGAGTTGCggattaattttgtttgtaatgcTTTGCATTGGTATTGGTTGAAACCAACTGACATTcctgatttttgttataataaaatattaatattagttagcGAATCCTTACACGAag TGTTACATGAAAACGGAAAAAGTACTGTAAATTTTGGATCACATGTTGGGAATGAACAAGATATACTTAATAGCCTAGAGTGCTTGGCCAATAGGTTTCTTAGTTTAGAGCCAATACTGGTTGTTCAATGTTTGGAAATTtcacagatattattattaatttttttgtctcgACGTAGTTTTACTTCACTCTTAGTAGATTTTACAATGGAGTTGATagataaaatcaaaactattacatgtgcttttaaacttaaaagacCAAGGCAtgttgttaattgttttaaattaggcctttcaaaaataaatgattttcttGACACAGAGcacataaaaacaacaattattagtgGGCATGTATCCTTGTGCATAAGACACATTTtggaaaatcaaaatcaacaaGCCCTGTGCATACTGAACAAAATGGAACAATACATGAATCAGAatgatgaattattttgtttgatgtGCTATTTAAAGGCTCttgtaaatttcaatttagatGAGCTTGAAATGGCATTGTGTTATTTATCTCAAATGGTTGAATACCCAATGGAAACTTTTGTTAAATCAAGGTGTTATTTATTGCTAGGAAGAACTCATtcaaaaataggtaatagtgATTTGGCAATACAGTCATTTGAAGAATTAAAaggatcaatatttaataatataatgacttatTATATGTCACAGCACTATGAAATGAACAACATGCAGTTTATGCAAATGGTGGTGTTGGAACAGGCTATTAag GGAGAttttaatgaacataataGATATGAAGAATTATCCAACAGTTTCATTACaaaggtacttattattttacatccaCAACCGGATTTGACTAAGAGGCAATTACTTTACTTggcagcaaaaaaaaaatatgagcatact aaCTATAAATTATCAGCTTCTACTTATTTAAGTCTTTTGGAATTGAATGAGGTTGATCAATATATTTCTGACTTAGTAACGATGCCACCAATGTTTATGCTTAAACATGAAGCTGCTATAGCTCTTATAAAAGCTCATAAACTAGAAGAATCTTTTAAACTGTGCCAAGCTTTGGTTGAAGAATATGAACCAGGATATGGCATGTGGAAGAGTGATTCATTTTGGGCTGATGAATTGAatagttacaattttaatgtgGTTGGAACCATGTTATTGGCCGAAACaggtttcaataaaaatactgataTAGTTTTGGAAGCTCTAAACAA GTCTTTCAATTGTCTATATGCTAAAATCAGTTTTGATTTTGTGACGGAACCTAGCAACTATGAcgaaaatattacaactttaCGAAGAATTcttattggtaaaatattgttacttaAAGCTACAGTTTTGAGtaagttaaataaagaaaaggaCTGTGAAGCTGCATTCAAAAAAGCACTTTCATATAATGCtg gagatgaagatattgtgtatttatattcaaaatggtTGGAACATAAAGGGAAGTTATCAGAATCAATGAAGGTTCGTGATCAATTCGATCGAAACAAAGTTAATACAATTACGTGTGATAATGTTGTTATGACTTTTGTCTTGGAAAATAAGCATGGCCTTGAAGACACAATTATTGGTGAAGATGTGATGGATGACTTGTTTGCTAGCACTGATGATAAACCAATGGACCTAGACAATGAAATGGATCCAGCtgatgatgatatttttagtaacttgtttttggattaa